CCACGATGAACAGTTCGCATTCCTTGGGGTCGCGGCTGGAGCAGTCGGCGAGCTTGCCCGGCAGGCCGCCGCTTTCGAGAACGTTCTTGCGGCGGGCGAGCGTGCGTGCCTTGTGGGCCGCTTCGCGGGCCACGGCGGCGTTGTAAACCTTGTCCAAAATAATCTTGACCGCGGCCGGGTTTTCCTGGAAGTATTCTTCCAGCTTGGCACCGAAGGCGGAGGCGACGTAGCCTGCGATTTCGGAGTTGCCAAGCTTGCGCTTGGTCTGGCCTTCGAACTGCGGCTGCGAGACCTTGATGGCGATCACGGCAGTCAAGCCTTCGCGAATGTCGTCTGCGGTAATCTGAATGTCTTTCTTGCCCTTGGGCATTTCTTGCGCGAACTTGCTGATGACGCGGGTGAGGGCGGTCTTGAAGCCCGTCACGTGCGTACCGCCATCGTAGGTGTTCACGTTGTTCACAAAACTAAAGAAGTTTTCCTGGTAGCCGTCGTTGTACCACATGGCCACTTCCAAAGGATACTGGCCTTCGGGGAGCACCAGATGAATCGGGTCCTGGAACAACTTGGTGCGGTGTTCGTCCACGTAACGCACGAATTCAGACACGCCACCCGGATAGCAGAACGTATCAGTCTGCTTATTTTCGGGATCGCGTTCGTCGGTAAGCGTCAGGCGAAGACCGCTCATGAGGAAGGCGAGTTCGCGGAAACGTGTAGCGAGCGTGTCATACACGTAAACGGTTTCGCTGAAAATCGTATCGTCCGGATAGAATTCAACGGAAGTACCGGTCGTACCGTCGCTTTCGCCGAGGTCCACCTGCGGACCGCACGGAACGCCTCTAGAAAATTCCTGCTGAACCACGCGGCCGTTGCGGCGCACGGTAACAACGAGCTTGTTGGAAAGGGCGTTCACGCAGCTCACGCCCACGCCGTGCAAACCGGCAGAGACCTTGTAAGAGCTATTGTTGAACTTGCCACCGGCGTGGAGCTTAGTCATCACGACCTGAATGGTGCCGACCTTTTCCTTGGGGTGAATGTCGGTCGGAATGCCGCGGCCGTTGTCGGTTACGCGGATGCCGTTACCCGGCAAAATGGCAATTTCAATGTGAGAGCAGAATCCGGCCAGGGCTTCGTCCACGGAGTTGTCGACCACTTCCCAAACCAGGTGGTGGAGACCACGGATGTCCGTCGAGCCGATGTACATAGCCGGGCGAACGCGCACGGCTTCGAGGCCTTCGAGAACGGTAATGCTAGAGCCGCTATAATCTTCTTCGGCCTTTTTCATTTCTTCAGATTCTTCTGCCATTTTTTACCTTGTTTTCTTCTTCTAAAATCTTTGTGTCGGGGAGTCTATTTGACATGCTTTTATACGAAAAGAATGTCCTTGATAGAGGGCTTCCCGAGCAATAAATTACACTTGTCAATAATAGCTTTTTTTTGCAAGAAAAGTTCCTGTTTCCACGCGGAACTGTCGCACTTTAGCGTCAAAATATTCTTGTTTATTTTGGCAATTTGTACGTGGGGTTTTATGAGTGGCCCCACGATGGTTTCAAGCCCTTCGGAAAGCTTTTCGAAGGCCATTTCTTCGCCTAACGGAGTCTTGTCCAAAAGCATTTGCAACAGGACGCTGATGTCCTCCGGGTCCTTGCCGCAGACCGGTTTTTTACGCTTTTTGCGAAAGGGAATTTCCATTAGAGCAACAGCAACTTGGAAAGCACAAAGCCGCCAATCAAAATGCTTGTCATGCCGGCAACAACGGTAGCCTTGGTGTTCTTACCCACGCCTTCGGCACCGCTATGGGTAGTGAAACCGAAGAAGCATGCGTAGCTTGCAATAAAATAGCCGTAAAGGGTTGCCTTGATAAGGCCCACCACCAAGTCCCAGTTTTGGTAGAACATGCGCACACCGTAGAAGAATACGGCGAAGGACACGTCCTTGTAAATGTGGGCCACTTCGTAACCGCCGACGATACCGATAAAGATACTGATCACCGTAAGGGTCGGAAGCATGATGATGGTGGCGATCAAGCGCGGCGCAAGCAAGAACTTATAAGGGCTTAAGCCGAGAACCTTGTAGGCGTCAAGCTGTTCAGTCACAGCCATGGTACCAAGCTCGGAACACATGGACGCTCCAATTCGGCCAGCAAGCACCATGGCGGTCAAAATCGGGCAGAGTTCCACCATCACCGATTTACCCACGGCCATTCCCACAAACATCAGGGGAATAATGTCTGCAAACTGGTAGGCAAGCTGCCAGGCCATAATTGCGCCCGTGGCAAGCGATGCGGCCACCACCACGGGAATACTGGTAAGCCCCACGTGCTGCATCTGTTCCACGGTTGTGTGGAAGTTGCTAAACGCTCCGGGGACGTTCTTGAAAAGCTGCCAGACAAAGTGCAGGTAACTTAACACCGTATGCAGAAACTTCCGGATAAACTTACCCAGACTTTCTGCAATTCTGTTCATGACGGTAATCAAGGATTCCTACTTCTTCTTGGATGCTTTCTTGGACGGAGCGCTGATGGCCTTCTTGTAAAGGTTCATGTCGCTCAAATACTTGATGGCTTCGTTCAACTGCTTGTCCTGTTTCAGGGAGAAGGCGGTGCTGACGGAGTCGTTGATGAACGCGGTCAGGAGCTCGCGCTTGATGCCGTCCTTGATGTACTGCTTGTTCTCGTCAAACTGGGCGTTGCGGTTGTTTTCAAGGGCCTTGCGCATGTCGGCGATGCGCTTGGCGAGAGCGGTGTCGCTCACGACCTTGGCGCTATCGCCCATGTAGTTCTGTTCGCGGATAATGCTCTTTTCGAGCTGGTCCACGCCTACCAGTGCGTTGCTCTTGATCTTGGTAAAGTTCGTGTCCTTCATGCAGAAGTCGCGGAACTGCGTAAACAGGCTGTCGGGGACTTCCCAGTTGGCGTCAATCTTCACGTTGTTCTTTTCGAGATCCGGACGGATCTTGACGGCAAACTTGAAGTACATGGCCATGCGTTCTTGAACCTGCACGACCCAGGGCATGGGGGAAAGTTCCACTTCTACGTCAGGAGAAATGCCGCCGCTACCGAACATCATACGGCCGTTATGGGTGTAGAAGGTGTCGACCTTGGCAGTGTCTTTCTTGGTAGAATCGGCCTTGCCGTCGCCTTCGTCGGCGTATTCTTCTTCAAGGAGCTTCAGGCCCTTGATGCCGTTTTCGGGCTTGTTGATGCAGCGTCCGAAGGGCAGGTAGTAGAAGGCGGTTGTAAGCTTGAGGGCGTTACCCTGGTTGTCCAGCGGGAAAATTGTCTGCACAGAGCCCTTACCGAAGGAAGTCTTACCGATAATCAGGGCGCGGTCCCAGTCCT
This genomic window from Fibrobacter sp. UWB5 contains:
- the gyrB gene encoding DNA topoisomerase (ATP-hydrolyzing) subunit B; its protein translation is MAEESEEMKKAEEDYSGSSITVLEGLEAVRVRPAMYIGSTDIRGLHHLVWEVVDNSVDEALAGFCSHIEIAILPGNGIRVTDNGRGIPTDIHPKEKVGTIQVVMTKLHAGGKFNNSSYKVSAGLHGVGVSCVNALSNKLVVTVRRNGRVVQQEFSRGVPCGPQVDLGESDGTTGTSVEFYPDDTIFSETVYVYDTLATRFRELAFLMSGLRLTLTDERDPENKQTDTFCYPGGVSEFVRYVDEHRTKLFQDPIHLVLPEGQYPLEVAMWYNDGYQENFFSFVNNVNTYDGGTHVTGFKTALTRVISKFAQEMPKGKKDIQITADDIREGLTAVIAIKVSQPQFEGQTKRKLGNSEIAGYVASAFGAKLEEYFQENPAAVKIILDKVYNAAVAREAAHKARTLARRKNVLESGGLPGKLADCSSRDPKECELFIVEGDSAGGSAKMGRNREFQAILPLRGKILNVEKASLHRVLDTEEIQNLVNAIGCGLGTECKLEKLRYNKIIIMTDADVDGSHIQTLLLTFFFRYMRPLIDDGHVFLAMPPLFKLKVGTKETYLFDENDKDEAMAKLEDKKNVTVSRFKGLGEMSPEQLSETTMDPSKRFLKQCYVEDAVAADQIFSMLMGEDVEPRRKFIESNAYKVLNDLDV
- a CDS encoding DUF721 domain-containing protein, which produces MEIPFRKKRKKPVCGKDPEDISVLLQMLLDKTPLGEEMAFEKLSEGLETIVGPLIKPHVQIAKINKNILTLKCDSSAWKQELFLQKKAIIDKCNLLLGKPSIKDILFV
- a CDS encoding ABC transporter permease, which codes for MNRIAESLGKFIRKFLHTVLSYLHFVWQLFKNVPGAFSNFHTTVEQMQHVGLTSIPVVVAASLATGAIMAWQLAYQFADIIPLMFVGMAVGKSVMVELCPILTAMVLAGRIGASMCSELGTMAVTEQLDAYKVLGLSPYKFLLAPRLIATIIMLPTLTVISIFIGIVGGYEVAHIYKDVSFAVFFYGVRMFYQNWDLVVGLIKATLYGYFIASYACFFGFTTHSGAEGVGKNTKATVVAGMTSILIGGFVLSKLLLL